Proteins encoded by one window of Syntrophales bacterium:
- a CDS encoding glycosyltransferase family 2 protein: protein MNRITVDIIIPTYNRGDLLPETLKSVQDQTFSNWQCWIAEDGETKETLDAIKPFLEDDRFKYLPGKHAGFPAVPRNRAITYGSAKYVAFLDDDDIWLPEKLERQVAFLEQRSDCVLLGCNGFRWNGTEEKSHSLPIYFDKAPFGQIPYETFLRANWIILSSALVQRTALEKAGLFSETLSPPFAEDYELWLRVGALGEIWLTEEPYVFYREAPMSYYPKLGRKGKYEMKAQVIDSALNGVGGIPSPLSYPENSLYAAACRQERDFCFARFRLLGHLKRKIASTIKKCCS, encoded by the coding sequence ATGAACCGGATAACTGTTGACATAATTATTCCAACATATAACCGCGGTGATCTTCTGCCGGAAACGCTTAAAAGCGTGCAGGATCAGACTTTTTCAAACTGGCAATGCTGGATAGCGGAAGATGGTGAGACTAAAGAAACTTTGGATGCTATTAAGCCTTTTTTGGAAGACGATCGCTTTAAATATTTGCCTGGAAAACATGCGGGATTTCCTGCAGTTCCGAGGAATCGTGCCATAACGTATGGAAGCGCAAAATATGTTGCTTTTTTGGACGATGATGACATCTGGTTGCCTGAAAAACTTGAGCGGCAGGTAGCATTTTTGGAACAACGGTCGGATTGTGTGCTGCTGGGTTGCAACGGTTTTCGCTGGAACGGAACAGAAGAGAAGAGTCATTCGTTGCCTATATATTTTGACAAGGCTCCCTTCGGACAAATACCCTATGAAACGTTTCTCCGGGCAAATTGGATTATTCTTTCCTCTGCTCTTGTGCAACGAACCGCTTTGGAAAAGGCAGGATTGTTCAGTGAAACCCTTTCTCCACCTTTTGCTGAAGATTATGAATTATGGCTCCGTGTCGGTGCTCTTGGCGAAATCTGGCTTACGGAGGAACCTTATGTGTTTTACCGGGAAGCCCCAATGTCCTATTATCCTAAGCTTGGTAGAAAAGGGAAATATGAAATGAAAGCGCAGGTCATAGATTCTGCCTTAAATGGAGTTGGAGGAATACCGAGTCCCCTCTCGTACCCCGAAAACAGCCTCTATGCTGCTGCCTGTCGCCAGGAAAGAGATTTTTGCTTTGCAAGATTTCGCTTGTTAGGGCATCTAAAACGCAAAATAGCATCAACAATAAAAAAATGTTGTTCATAG
- a CDS encoding O-antigen ligase family protein: MMNIDLIGFVTIFAMLLSLRQFRLETNWYLRAILVVCLLGTFMATYLTMSRGSLLAVFIALIVFFVKRNRLLVVFLIIFSLIAVKTVPGLNGRFSLNTNLNDIRIGINLTTLEIIKDYPITGIGFGMETYGYSDFIDLAKYNAKIPPQYQQKGEIIKSPHNSFADVAVRTGVVGLTLFLFIYFVFVRLGWKIIRYGKDDFIKDWGICIMAAFIGVFIQELFADGMFGPQAIVLYTIFAIMTILWQLNTETDSITI; the protein is encoded by the coding sequence ATGATGAACATTGATCTTATCGGCTTTGTAACCATATTTGCCATGCTTTTATCACTGCGTCAATTCAGACTGGAGACTAACTGGTATCTCAGGGCCATACTTGTTGTTTGCCTTCTGGGAACATTTATGGCAACATATTTAACAATGTCAAGAGGTTCATTGCTGGCGGTATTTATTGCGCTTATTGTGTTTTTTGTTAAAAGAAACAGATTATTAGTTGTCTTCCTTATAATCTTCTCCTTGATAGCTGTAAAAACTGTTCCAGGATTAAATGGACGATTTTCGTTAAATACTAATTTGAATGACATAAGAATAGGTATAAATCTTACAACTTTAGAAATTATCAAAGATTATCCTATAACCGGAATAGGATTTGGGATGGAGACATATGGATATAGCGATTTTATTGATCTGGCAAAATATAACGCAAAAATACCCCCTCAATATCAGCAAAAAGGAGAGATTATTAAATCGCCTCATAATTCTTTTGCGGACGTAGCTGTCAGAACAGGCGTTGTAGGACTTACATTGTTTCTCTTTATTTATTTTGTCTTCGTTCGTCTTGGCTGGAAAATAATACGATACGGGAAAGATGATTTTATCAAAGACTGGGGAATCTGTATAATGGCTGCGTTTATTGGTGTTTTCATACAGGAATTGTTTGCGGATGGAATGTTCGGCCCGCAGGCAATTGTTCTCTATACAATATTTGCAATTATGACCATATTGTGGCAACTTAACACGGAAACTGACAGCATAACAATATAA